A genomic window from Corticium candelabrum chromosome 8, ooCorCand1.1, whole genome shotgun sequence includes:
- the LOC134182831 gene encoding uncharacterized protein K02A2.6-like, translated as MSGKSIKPRGAPLQPVEWPEQPEDKLQINIFGEIQAARNSQRFITVVHDMHSKWPEIQTSKDVTTETVITFLRTLFVRWGVPRQIITDNGPQFTSYRFQEFLKQHNIKHMRTSFYHPQGNGGVERFNQVLKHGLVTHLAEGTSVTEALQSFLFNYRAKNHALTGKSPAELMIRRRMREPLSMLNPSTAGEKLQSTSYQRIWNKIHLKQAKQKSVYR; from the coding sequence ATGAGTGGGAAATCGATCAAACCTCGAGGTGCTCCCTTACAGCCGGTAGAGTGGCCGGAACAACCGGAGGATAAGTTGCAAATTAACATTTTCGGCGAAATACAGGCAGCACGGAATAGTCAACGATTTATCACTGTAGTTCATGATATGCATTCGAAATGGCCAGAAATTCAGACAAGTAAAGATGTTACCACAGAGACAGTTATTACGTTTCTTCGGACACTTTTTGTGAGATGGGGTGTACCTAGACAAATCATTACTGACAATGGGCCGCAATTTACATCCTACCGATTTCAAGAGTTTttgaaacaacacaacatcaagCACATGCGTACCTCATTTTACCACCCACAAGGAAATGGGGGAGTTGAACGGTTCAACCAAGTGTTGAAGCATGGATTGGTAACACATTTAGCTGAAGGAACATCAGTCACGGAGGCCCTTCAATCATTTCTTTTCAATTATCGAGCAAAAAACCATGCCTTAACTGGGAAGTCACCAGCAGAGTTGATGATAAGAAGGAGAATGCGGGAACCGTTATCAATGCTGAACCCAAGTACCGCTGGAGAGAAATTACAAAGTACTTCTTATCAGAGGATATGGAACAAGATTCACCtaaaacaagcaaagcaaAAAAGTGTATACAGATGA
- the LOC134182832 gene encoding protein FAM200C-like, with product MSSKKRKWSDEYVQYGFTCITERDGSQRPNYMICNAKLSNSSLAPAKLREHFLTLHGDGQYKNTTLAEFKVKRARFDEKATLPVLGFVPINKPILTASYEVAYLIAKQGKPHTIGETLIKPTVLKMANIMLGKATEVKLSQIPLSNDTISDRIEDMSKEILAQVVADLISSPAKFSLQLDETTDVSNLSQLAVFVRYVKDDVIKEDFLFCKPLTTTTKAADVKKLVDDFKDNNLSWDMVSAVCSDGAPVMLGRKSGFGALVKADAPHIIVTHCILHRHALATKTLPPKLAEVLKIVVECVNYVRNSALRHCIFSELCKEMGSEFEVLLYHSNVRWLSRGQVLNRVFAVRVELALFLQEHQHSHADCLKNSEFILILAYMADIFAALNHLNQQMQGGGVNIIEAEENLKAFQKKLPLWKRRTENDNFANFPLLDDCVSKIEDVSGIGDISVPAELKQAIATHLDELAKSLDGYFPTRESYPAWVRQPFTFSVETTDVNDEYLDEIIEIQQSQVQQQLFRTTTLSTFWCQQMVTYPVIAKKALEIFIPFVTTYLCKQSFSRMLDIKTKKRNRLCCENDMRVALAKVKPRISELVSERQQQKSR from the coding sequence ATGTCGAGCAAAAAAAGAAAGTGGTCGGACGAATATGTACAATATGGATTCACATGTATAACGGAACGTGATGGGAGTCAACGTCCTAACTACATGATTTGCAATGCCAAGTTGAGCAATTCTAGTCTAGCACCGGCAAAACTAAGAGAACACTTCCTTACGCTGCATGGAGATGGACAATACAAGAACACAACGCTCGCTGAATTCAAGGTGAAGAGAGCCAGATTCGATGAAAAGGCTACTCTGCCTGTTCTCGGCTTTGTACCCATCAACAAACCGATCCTCACAGCATCGTACGAAGTTGCTTACCTGATCGCAAAGCAGGGCAAACCACACACCATTGGTGAAACACTCATAAAACCAACTGTGTTGAAGATGGCGAATATCATGCTGGGAAAAGCGACTGAAGTTAAGTTATCCCAAATTCCTCTTTCAAATGACACCATTAGCGACAGAATAGAGGACATGAGCAAAGAAATTTTGGCTCAAGTAGTTGCAGATCTGATTTCAAGCCCGGCAAAATTCAGCCTTCAACTCGACGAGACCACAGACGTTTCCAATCTAAGCCAGCTTGCTGTATTTGTGCGCTATGTGAAAGACGACGTGATAAAGGAagattttttattttgtaagCCTCTTACGACAACAACTAAGGCAGCCGATGTGAAGAAACTTGTGGATGACTTCAAAGACAACAATCTTTCGTGGGATATGGTTTCTGCAGTTTGTTCGGACGGAGCTCCAGTCATGCTGGGAAGAAAGTCTGGTTTTGGTGCGCTAGTGAAAGCCGATGCACCACACATCATTGTTACGCATTGTATTCTGCACAGGCATGCGTTGGCAACAAAAACCTTGCCTCCAAAACTGGCAGAAGTATTAAAAATTGTAGTGGAATGCGTGAACTATGTGCGAAATAGTGCTCTGAGGCACTGCATCTTCAGTGAGCTGTGTAAAGAAATGGGCTCTGAATTCGAGGTACTTCTGTACCATTCTAACGTTCGGTGGTTATCCCGGGGACAGGTGCTAAATCGTGTTTTTGCCGTGCGTGTGGAATTAGCCCTGTTTTTGCAAGAGCACCAACATAGTCATGCAGATTGCTTAAAAAATTCTGAGTTCATTCTCATTTTAGCGTACATGGCTGATATCTTCGCAGCTCTCAATCATCTCAATCAACAGATGCAGGGCGGTGGAGTCAACATCATCGAAGCGGAAGAAAACCTGAAGGCTTTTCAAAAAAAGCTACCGTTATGGAAACGACGAACAGAGAACGATAACTTCGCAAACTTTCCCCTGCTGGACGACTGTGTAAGTAAGATCGAAGATGTATCTGGAATCGGAGACATTTCTGTACCCGCGGAACTGAAGCAAGCAATTGCCACGCACTTAGATGAGCTTGCAAAGTCTCTCGACGGATACTTTCCTACAAGAGAGTCATATCCAGCATGGGTGAGACAGCCGTTCACGTTTAGTGTTGAGACAACAGATGTCAATGATGAATACCTCGATGAAATCATTGAAATTCAGCAGAGCCAGGTTCAACAGCAACTCTTCAGAACAACAACGCTCTCAACGTTTTGGTGTCAACAAATGGTAACGTACCCTGTTATTGCTAAGAAAGCTCTGGAGATTTTCATACCGTTTGTTACAACATATCTTTGCAAGCAATCCTTTTCGAGGATGCTGGACATAAAAACGAAGAAAAGGAACAGACTTTGTTGCGAAAATGACATGAGAGTGGCACTTGCCAAGGTGAAGCCGCGCATTTCTGAACTGGTCTCTGAAAGGCAACAGCAGAAGTCACGCTGA